From the Opitutus sp. ER46 genome, one window contains:
- a CDS encoding cytidylate kinase-like family protein, translating into MNPLPVFEKAEAYLNVHLGHTGPGGAIKAPGPFVTLSRESGAGGSAVARAIVAQLHEPDPRAPHWAVYSANLIDEMLLSAGLPPRLARFLPEDRTSEIQATIGEIIGLHPNLWSLIDKTNELIRRLARDGHAIFLGRGANFATASIPNGVHVRLVAPVAIRAERTARWLGVDPTTAAMHNSRRDAARARYVQSNFNTDVASPSEYDLVINTGTIPAETAGEIIAGFVRAHTTATMSTAPAATAGSAASATPVSLR; encoded by the coding sequence ATGAATCCCTTGCCGGTTTTCGAGAAGGCGGAGGCGTACCTCAATGTCCACCTCGGCCACACGGGCCCAGGCGGTGCCATCAAGGCTCCCGGCCCTTTTGTCACCCTCTCCCGTGAGTCCGGCGCCGGCGGCTCCGCTGTCGCGCGCGCCATCGTTGCCCAGCTCCACGAACCCGATCCCCGCGCCCCGCACTGGGCCGTCTATTCGGCCAACCTCATCGACGAGATGCTGCTGAGCGCCGGCCTTCCGCCGCGGCTCGCCCGGTTCCTGCCCGAGGACCGCACTTCAGAGATCCAGGCCACGATTGGTGAGATCATCGGGCTCCACCCGAATCTTTGGAGCCTCATCGACAAGACCAACGAGCTCATCCGCCGGCTCGCCCGCGATGGCCACGCCATCTTCCTCGGCCGCGGCGCCAACTTCGCCACCGCGAGCATCCCCAACGGCGTGCACGTCCGCCTGGTCGCACCTGTCGCCATTCGCGCCGAGCGTACCGCCCGCTGGCTCGGCGTCGATCCGACCACCGCCGCGATGCACAACAGCCGCCGCGACGCCGCCCGCGCCCGCTACGTCCAGTCCAACTTCAACACCGACGTCGCCAGCCCGAGCGAGTACGACCTCGTCATCAACACCGGCACCATCCCCGCCGAGACCGCGGGCGAGATCATCGCCGGCTTCGTCCGCGCTCACACCACCGCCACGATGTCCACCGCACCGGCCGCCACCGCGGGAAGCGCCGCCTCGGCGACTCCGGTGTCGCTCCGCTGA
- a CDS encoding tetratricopeptide repeat protein — protein sequence MSSIFSRENIFRWLLGIACFAAVIFFFSPSWGAFTLWSRVPEMGGMLEVRRGVSVLAQAAHPGAEIADPLHRAIQWRLLFPVVGYALNLSPTLLFGLAHVGCVAVLGFLVSLLRRHGYTWTDAALATLALGAGSWFFVSTGWLGYYDSWLALGLLLVAFGRHPWTVWAACLWAPWVDERFVMAAPLAILCRWVHAALAPTVTTSPAFSWRRELAIPAALLAGFLVVRFGLLAGASSSGATVSGYFAGKNYLDAPFSRILLGVWDGLRAGWLFVIAAVLLLRRSPTHAALLGAGAIVYVGIGLATAQDYSRSMTMLLPLAALGLIVLFQENPPWRGPALGVAAAAALLLPAHHVMNDAVNPIYYLYHELAVLKTPPAAAMPELRELHAIHAMEQGDYAQAEQDLTLAIKLAANPASAARQRAMLYARGGRWPEARQDLVLALEHEPDRPDTWLLRCQVDLAMHDLTSARASFERARAIAPASWTQRPDVARVANLLAQQSGRP from the coding sequence GTGTCTTCGATCTTCTCCCGCGAAAACATCTTCCGCTGGCTGCTGGGAATCGCCTGCTTCGCCGCGGTCATTTTCTTTTTCAGTCCCTCCTGGGGCGCCTTCACGCTGTGGTCCCGCGTGCCTGAGATGGGTGGCATGCTGGAGGTGCGCCGCGGCGTCTCCGTTCTCGCCCAGGCCGCCCACCCCGGCGCGGAGATCGCCGACCCGCTCCACCGCGCGATCCAGTGGCGGCTCCTGTTTCCCGTCGTCGGCTACGCGCTGAACCTGTCGCCCACGCTCCTCTTCGGTCTCGCCCACGTCGGCTGCGTCGCGGTCCTCGGCTTCCTGGTCAGCCTCCTGCGCCGCCACGGCTACACTTGGACCGACGCCGCTCTCGCCACCCTCGCCCTCGGCGCCGGCTCCTGGTTCTTTGTCTCGACCGGCTGGCTCGGCTATTACGACTCCTGGCTCGCCCTCGGTCTCCTGCTCGTCGCGTTCGGCCGCCACCCTTGGACCGTCTGGGCCGCCTGCCTGTGGGCGCCATGGGTCGACGAACGCTTCGTCATGGCCGCGCCGCTCGCGATCCTCTGCCGCTGGGTGCACGCCGCGCTCGCCCCTACCGTCACCACCTCGCCGGCCTTCTCCTGGCGCCGCGAACTCGCCATACCGGCCGCCCTTCTCGCCGGCTTTCTCGTCGTCCGCTTCGGGCTCCTCGCCGGCGCGTCCTCCAGCGGCGCAACCGTCTCCGGGTATTTCGCCGGCAAGAACTACCTCGATGCGCCGTTCTCCCGCATCCTGCTCGGCGTCTGGGATGGGCTCCGCGCCGGTTGGCTGTTCGTGATCGCCGCCGTCCTCCTCCTGCGGCGGTCGCCGACCCACGCCGCACTGCTCGGAGCGGGCGCGATCGTCTACGTGGGCATCGGTCTCGCCACCGCCCAGGACTACAGTCGGTCCATGACCATGCTCCTGCCCCTCGCCGCCCTGGGGCTCATCGTTCTTTTCCAGGAGAATCCGCCCTGGCGTGGCCCGGCGCTCGGCGTGGCCGCCGCCGCCGCGCTTCTCCTCCCCGCGCACCACGTGATGAACGACGCGGTCAACCCGATCTACTACCTGTACCACGAGCTCGCCGTCCTGAAGACGCCTCCCGCCGCCGCGATGCCCGAGCTCCGCGAACTCCACGCGATCCACGCGATGGAACAGGGCGACTACGCCCAGGCCGAGCAGGACCTCACGCTCGCGATCAAACTCGCCGCCAATCCCGCCTCCGCCGCCCGCCAGCGCGCCATGCTCTACGCCCGCGGCGGTCGCTGGCCGGAGGCCCGGCAGGACCTCGTCCTCGCCCTCGAGCACGAACCGGATCGCCCCGACACGTGGCTGCTCCGCTGCCAGGTTGACCTCGCGATGCACGACCTGACGTCCGCCCGCGCGAGTTTTGAGCGCGCCCGCGCCATCGCTCCCGCCAGCTGGACGCAACGCCCCGACGTTGCCCGCGTCGCCAACCTCCTCGCCCAGCAATCCGGCCGGCCATGA
- a CDS encoding tetratricopeptide repeat protein, whose translation MTSRTSAPGTATAPWWDRSSPWLIVLIFAAALVAYSPALSAGFIWDDAGHVTRPELRTLGGLYRIWFDFGATQQYYPLLHSAFWLESHLWGDAPFGYHLLNVLLHATAACLFATVLRRLAVPGAWLAALLFTLHPVAAESVAWVAEQKNTLSLVFYLCAALAYLRFEDDRRPARYAVASLWFFAALATKTVTATLPAALLVLAWWRRGRIDVRRDVLPLLPWFALALVGGLLTAWAERTLIGAQGEGFGLGPVERVLLAGRVVWFYLLQLLWPANLVFIYPRWTVDAASAWQYLFPLAAVGLAVALLLTRRRGQLAAYLLFGGALFPALGFVNVYPFLFSYVADHFQYLASLAVHATLGVGLTLALARWRAATLGGFAVLLLALGFLTSRQSANFRDNLTLFSATLERNPDSWMVRNNLAEALAAAGRHEEAIPHLQRALQLRPDFPLAENNLGDDLRVLGRLNEAIPHLERALKLQPKFAEAHNNLAAALMVAGRAAEGLAHFQEAVRLKPGYAVAHRNLGLALATEGRTAEALPHFATAVRLDPTDAEAELNWAIALTLSDQFSAAVPHFERAAQLAPADARVPITYGRALARAGRHAEAVTRFRAALELAPTDADAWYNLALSCRQLGRAGEAAEAMANAQRYRGAR comes from the coding sequence ATGACGTCGCGCACCTCCGCCCCCGGTACCGCGACCGCGCCCTGGTGGGACCGCTCCTCGCCTTGGTTGATCGTCCTCATCTTCGCCGCCGCCCTCGTGGCCTACTCGCCCGCGCTCTCGGCCGGCTTCATCTGGGACGACGCCGGCCACGTCACTCGCCCCGAGCTCAGGACGCTCGGCGGGCTGTACCGCATCTGGTTCGATTTCGGCGCCACGCAGCAGTACTACCCGCTCCTCCACTCCGCCTTCTGGCTGGAATCACACCTGTGGGGCGACGCGCCGTTCGGCTACCATCTCCTCAACGTCCTGCTGCATGCCACCGCCGCGTGCCTCTTCGCCACCGTCCTGCGTCGGCTCGCCGTTCCGGGCGCGTGGCTCGCCGCGCTGCTTTTCACCCTGCATCCGGTCGCCGCCGAGTCCGTCGCCTGGGTCGCCGAACAGAAGAACACGCTCTCGCTCGTGTTCTACCTCTGCGCCGCGCTCGCGTATCTGCGGTTTGAGGACGATCGCCGGCCCGCGCGCTACGCCGTCGCCTCGCTGTGGTTCTTTGCCGCCCTCGCCACGAAGACCGTCACCGCCACGCTCCCCGCCGCCCTCCTCGTGCTCGCTTGGTGGCGCCGCGGCCGGATCGACGTCCGCCGCGACGTGCTGCCGCTGCTGCCTTGGTTCGCACTCGCCCTCGTCGGCGGGCTGCTCACCGCCTGGGCCGAACGCACCTTGATCGGCGCCCAGGGTGAGGGTTTCGGCCTCGGCCCCGTCGAACGCGTCCTCCTCGCCGGTCGCGTCGTCTGGTTCTACCTCCTGCAGCTCCTCTGGCCCGCCAACCTGGTGTTCATCTACCCGCGCTGGACGGTCGATGCCGCGTCCGCCTGGCAATACCTCTTCCCGCTCGCCGCCGTCGGCCTCGCCGTTGCCCTGCTGCTCACGCGCCGACGCGGGCAGCTCGCCGCCTACCTGCTGTTTGGCGGCGCACTCTTCCCCGCCCTCGGGTTCGTGAACGTGTACCCGTTCCTCTTTTCGTACGTGGCCGACCACTTCCAGTACCTCGCCAGCCTGGCGGTGCACGCCACGCTCGGGGTCGGCCTGACCCTCGCCCTTGCCCGCTGGCGCGCCGCGACGCTCGGCGGCTTCGCCGTCCTGCTCCTCGCGCTCGGTTTCCTCACCAGCCGCCAGAGCGCGAACTTCCGCGACAACCTCACGCTCTTCAGCGCCACGCTGGAACGAAACCCCGACTCCTGGATGGTGCGCAATAACCTCGCCGAGGCGCTCGCCGCCGCCGGCCGCCACGAGGAAGCCATCCCCCATCTGCAGCGCGCCCTTCAGCTCCGCCCGGACTTTCCGCTCGCGGAGAACAATCTGGGCGACGACCTGCGCGTTCTCGGTCGCCTCAACGAGGCGATTCCTCATCTCGAGCGCGCCCTCAAGCTCCAGCCAAAGTTCGCCGAGGCGCACAACAATCTTGCGGCCGCACTCATGGTCGCCGGCCGCGCGGCCGAGGGCCTCGCGCACTTCCAGGAAGCCGTACGGCTCAAGCCCGGCTACGCCGTCGCCCACCGTAACCTCGGCCTCGCCCTCGCCACCGAGGGCCGCACCGCCGAGGCACTGCCCCACTTCGCAACCGCCGTCCGCCTCGATCCCACTGACGCCGAGGCCGAGCTCAACTGGGCCATCGCGCTCACGCTCTCCGATCAGTTCTCCGCCGCCGTCCCGCACTTCGAACGCGCCGCCCAACTCGCCCCCGCCGACGCCCGCGTGCCCATCACGTACGGCCGCGCCCTCGCGCGCGCCGGGCGCCACGCCGAAGCCGTCACCCGCTTTCGCGCCGCGCTCGAACTGGCGCCCACCGACGCCGACGCCTGGTACAATCTCGCGCTTTCCTGCCGCCAACTCGGCCGCGCCGGCGAGGCCGCCGAGGCCATGGCCAACGCGCAGCGGTACCGCGGCGCGCGCTGA
- a CDS encoding P-II family nitrogen regulator, with product MKFVIAIIKPFKLEEVKSALADVGVEGMTVTEVKGFGRQKGHTEIYRGSEYTVDFLPKVKIEVAVPDELAARAIEAIVGSAKTGRIGDGKVFVVPLEEVIRIRTDERGESAL from the coding sequence ATGAAATTCGTCATCGCCATCATCAAACCATTCAAACTCGAGGAAGTTAAGTCCGCCCTGGCCGACGTCGGCGTCGAGGGCATGACCGTGACCGAAGTGAAGGGCTTCGGTCGCCAAAAGGGGCACACGGAAATCTACCGTGGCTCCGAGTACACCGTGGACTTCCTGCCCAAGGTGAAGATCGAGGTGGCCGTGCCCGACGAACTCGCGGCGCGCGCCATCGAGGCCATCGTCGGCTCGGCCAAGACGGGCCGGATCGGGGACGGCAAGGTCTTCGTGGTGCCGCTCGAGGAGGTCATTCGGATTCGCACCGACGAGCGCGGCGAGTCGGCGCTCTGA
- a CDS encoding ammonium transporter: MKLLRLACLRGLLAAGLLLAVGATAFAETAPAAPAAPAPTLEQRVAGLEAYLTNGDPTAALKDATGAVPAGLTTPSVGVPGPGHNGWMMTSAALVLFMTLPGLALFYGGLVRTKNVLSVMAQCLGLAGLVAILWWAFGYSLIFGKNFNSPFLGGSEFFFLRGVDSAPNTDYSYWVSQNVFSMYQLMFAIITPALIVGAIAERMKFSALMLFMTGWLFLVYFPLAHMVWGVTGFMNGVWNAGASIKAIDFAGGTVVHMSSGWSALLLSVLVGPRLGFGKTPMPPHSLVLCMVGTGMLWVGWYGFNAGSAVAADGVAANAFATTTIATAVASFSWAVLEYLTRRKASVLGLCSGAVAGLVVVTPACGFITMSAAVPLGVLAGIVPFLACTKLKALLKYDDALDTFGVHAVGGTLGALLTGFFATAQVNGNLNTNLKDVVGHTLWLEQLKAMGLTVALALVATAILGVLIKATIGLRPGIEAEQEGLDLSDHGEEGYIYEPKS, translated from the coding sequence ATGAAACTCCTCCGCCTTGCCTGTTTACGTGGTCTGCTTGCCGCCGGCCTGCTGTTGGCCGTGGGCGCGACCGCGTTCGCTGAAACCGCCCCCGCCGCCCCCGCGGCTCCCGCGCCCACGCTCGAGCAGCGTGTGGCTGGTCTTGAAGCCTACCTCACGAACGGTGACCCGACGGCGGCGCTGAAGGACGCCACGGGCGCGGTGCCGGCCGGGCTCACGACTCCGTCGGTGGGCGTGCCCGGCCCGGGCCACAACGGGTGGATGATGACGAGCGCGGCGCTCGTGCTGTTCATGACGCTGCCCGGCCTCGCGCTGTTCTATGGCGGCCTCGTGCGGACCAAGAACGTGCTCTCCGTCATGGCGCAGTGCCTGGGGCTCGCCGGCCTCGTGGCCATCCTGTGGTGGGCGTTCGGTTACAGCCTCATTTTCGGCAAGAATTTCAACAGCCCGTTCCTGGGCGGGTCGGAGTTCTTCTTCCTGCGCGGCGTGGATAGCGCGCCCAACACGGACTACTCGTACTGGGTATCGCAGAACGTCTTCTCGATGTACCAGCTGATGTTCGCGATCATCACGCCGGCGCTGATTGTCGGCGCGATCGCGGAGCGCATGAAGTTTTCCGCGCTGATGCTCTTCATGACCGGCTGGCTGTTCCTGGTGTATTTCCCGCTCGCGCACATGGTGTGGGGCGTCACCGGGTTCATGAACGGCGTCTGGAACGCGGGGGCCTCGATCAAGGCGATCGACTTTGCCGGCGGCACGGTGGTGCACATGTCGTCGGGCTGGTCGGCGCTGCTGCTGAGCGTGCTCGTCGGGCCGCGCCTCGGCTTCGGCAAGACGCCGATGCCGCCGCACAGCCTGGTGTTGTGCATGGTCGGCACGGGCATGCTCTGGGTGGGCTGGTACGGCTTCAACGCCGGCTCGGCCGTCGCGGCTGACGGCGTCGCAGCGAACGCCTTCGCGACGACCACGATCGCCACCGCGGTGGCCTCGTTCTCGTGGGCGGTGCTCGAGTACCTCACCCGCCGCAAGGCGTCGGTGCTCGGCCTCTGCTCCGGTGCGGTCGCCGGCCTGGTCGTGGTGACCCCGGCCTGCGGCTTCATCACGATGTCGGCGGCGGTGCCGCTCGGCGTCCTCGCCGGCATCGTGCCGTTCCTGGCCTGCACCAAGCTGAAGGCGCTGCTGAAGTACGACGACGCGCTCGACACGTTCGGCGTGCACGCCGTGGGCGGCACGCTCGGGGCGCTGCTCACCGGCTTCTTCGCCACCGCGCAGGTCAACGGAAACCTGAACACCAATCTGAAAGACGTCGTGGGCCACACCCTGTGGCTCGAGCAGCTCAAGGCGATGGGCCTGACCGTTGCCCTTGCGCTGGTGGCCACCGCGATTCTCGGCGTGCTGATCAAGGCGACAATCGGGCTGCGCCCGGGGATCGAGGCCGAGCAGGAGGGCCTCGACCTCAGCGACCACGGCGAAGAGGGCTACATCTACGAGCCGAAGTCCTGA
- a CDS encoding P-II family nitrogen regulator — protein MKLIIAIIKPFKLEEVKEALSAAGIEGMTVTEVKGFGRQKGHTEIYRGSEYTVDFLPKVKIEVAVSDEVAGKAVEAIVKAAKTGKIGDGKVFVVPVDEVIRIRTDERGETAL, from the coding sequence ATGAAACTCATCATCGCCATCATCAAGCCGTTCAAACTCGAAGAGGTGAAGGAGGCCCTCAGCGCCGCCGGGATCGAGGGAATGACGGTTACCGAGGTCAAGGGCTTCGGACGCCAGAAGGGTCACACCGAGATCTACCGCGGCAGCGAGTACACGGTTGATTTCCTGCCCAAGGTGAAGATCGAGGTCGCCGTGAGCGACGAAGTTGCCGGCAAGGCCGTCGAGGCGATCGTCAAGGCCGCCAAGACGGGCAAGATCGGCGACGGCAAAGTGTTCGTCGTGCCGGTCGACGAGGTCATTCGGATCCGCACGGACGAACGCGGCGAGACCGCGCTCTGA
- the amt gene encoding ammonium transporter codes for MKLRSKFDSVFWWKTAFAVAALAGPTLALAADAAGTPAIPKMSDLSDLRVAADTVWVLVAAMLVFWMNAGFALVESGLCQSKNCTNILAKNFIVFAASTISYWVVGWGLMFGDGTPWVGTSGLWFVGGADNSPAVGAAYAAMNPFSTEKYAGVYGAINWTAVPLWAKFFFQLVFAGTAATIVSGAVAERIKFGAFLIFSFLLVAFVYPVSGHWIWGGGFLSAGNFRDFAGSTVVHSVGGWAALAGVIVLGPRLGKYRDGKVHPIPGHNMTSAALGVLILWLGWFGFNPGSTMSAGNGKAIAHILVATNMAAATGSLSALVTAWLLLKKPDFSMILNGCLAGLVAVTAPCAFVTVGSSAIIGLIAGVLVVLAVVFFDKVKLDDPVGALSVHLVNGVFGTLALGLFYNYDIASTIAALPPVGADGQVIPAEKWGVLAQTLVQLKGIAVVGVFVFIVSLVLWFLLKATMGIRVSAEEEREGLDIGEHGNEAYPDFSPAHK; via the coding sequence ATGAAGCTAAGGTCCAAGTTCGACTCCGTGTTCTGGTGGAAGACCGCCTTTGCGGTTGCCGCGCTCGCGGGTCCAACGCTGGCGCTGGCGGCCGATGCCGCCGGGACGCCGGCAATTCCCAAGATGTCCGATCTGAGTGATCTGCGGGTCGCCGCGGACACCGTCTGGGTCCTCGTCGCGGCGATGCTCGTGTTCTGGATGAACGCGGGGTTCGCGCTGGTGGAGTCCGGACTCTGCCAGTCGAAGAACTGCACGAACATCCTGGCCAAGAACTTCATCGTGTTCGCCGCCTCCACGATCTCGTACTGGGTCGTGGGCTGGGGCCTGATGTTCGGCGACGGCACGCCATGGGTCGGAACGAGCGGCCTTTGGTTCGTCGGCGGCGCCGACAACTCGCCCGCCGTCGGTGCGGCCTATGCGGCGATGAATCCGTTCTCGACCGAGAAATATGCGGGCGTGTACGGAGCCATCAACTGGACGGCGGTGCCGCTCTGGGCGAAGTTCTTCTTCCAGCTCGTTTTCGCCGGCACGGCGGCGACGATCGTGTCGGGCGCGGTGGCGGAGCGCATCAAGTTTGGCGCGTTCCTGATCTTCAGCTTCCTGCTGGTCGCGTTCGTGTACCCGGTATCCGGTCACTGGATCTGGGGCGGCGGTTTCCTGAGCGCGGGCAACTTCCGCGATTTCGCGGGCTCGACTGTGGTGCACTCCGTGGGCGGCTGGGCCGCGCTGGCGGGAGTGATCGTGCTGGGGCCGCGGCTGGGCAAGTACCGCGACGGGAAGGTGCATCCGATCCCCGGGCACAACATGACTTCCGCGGCGCTTGGCGTGCTCATCCTCTGGCTCGGCTGGTTCGGGTTTAATCCCGGCTCCACGATGTCGGCCGGCAACGGCAAGGCGATCGCCCACATCCTGGTGGCGACCAACATGGCCGCGGCGACCGGCTCGCTCAGCGCGCTCGTCACGGCGTGGCTGCTGCTGAAGAAACCGGATTTCTCGATGATCCTGAACGGCTGTCTCGCCGGCCTGGTGGCGGTGACGGCGCCCTGCGCGTTCGTGACCGTGGGTTCGAGCGCCATCATCGGCTTGATCGCCGGCGTGCTCGTGGTCCTGGCGGTGGTCTTCTTCGACAAGGTGAAACTCGACGATCCGGTCGGCGCGCTGTCGGTGCACCTGGTCAACGGCGTCTTTGGCACGCTGGCCCTGGGGTTGTTCTACAACTACGACATCGCCTCGACGATCGCGGCGCTGCCGCCGGTGGGCGCGGACGGGCAGGTGATCCCGGCTGAGAAATGGGGCGTGCTGGCCCAGACTCTCGTGCAACTCAAGGGCATCGCAGTCGTGGGCGTCTTCGTGTTCATCGTCTCGCTCGTGCTCTGGTTCCTGCTCAAGGCCACCATGGGCATCCGCGTGAGCGCGGAGGAGGAGAGGGAGGGACTCGACATCGGCGAACATGGCAACGAGGCCTACCCCGATTTCTCGCCCGCCCATAAATAA
- the dapF gene encoding diaminopimelate epimerase — translation MHFHKYHALGNDYIVLDPRDFPAWQPAPTVEQIRVVCHRNFGVGSDGILWGPLPSKQSEFGLRIFNPDGSEAEKSGNGLRIFSRFLWDQKLVKNPAFTVETPGGHVQSVIKENGHLITVAMGRVSFDSAKIPVNLPGAAREVINEKLQVLDREFTYCAATIGNPHCVIPLPEVSPALAHRYGPHLETHPNFPRKTNVQFLRVIDRANIQIEIWERGAGYTLASGSSSSASAAVARKLGLVDSSVTVHMPGGQIGIEIGPDFSIMMTGTVNKVAEGTMHPDLFQVRV, via the coding sequence ATGCACTTCCACAAGTACCACGCCCTCGGCAACGACTATATTGTCCTCGACCCGCGCGACTTTCCCGCCTGGCAGCCGGCCCCAACCGTCGAGCAGATCCGCGTCGTCTGCCACCGCAACTTCGGCGTCGGCTCCGACGGCATCCTCTGGGGCCCGCTGCCGTCGAAGCAGAGCGAGTTCGGTCTGCGTATCTTCAATCCCGACGGCTCCGAGGCCGAGAAGTCGGGTAACGGGCTGCGCATCTTCTCTCGCTTTCTGTGGGACCAGAAGCTGGTCAAGAATCCCGCCTTCACCGTCGAGACTCCCGGCGGCCACGTGCAGTCAGTCATCAAGGAGAACGGCCACCTGATCACCGTTGCCATGGGCCGCGTCAGTTTCGATAGCGCGAAGATTCCCGTGAACCTCCCCGGCGCGGCGCGCGAAGTGATCAACGAGAAGCTCCAGGTTCTCGACCGCGAGTTCACCTATTGCGCCGCCACGATCGGCAACCCGCACTGTGTCATTCCGCTCCCCGAGGTCTCTCCCGCCCTCGCCCACCGCTACGGCCCGCACCTCGAGACCCATCCCAATTTTCCGCGTAAAACCAACGTCCAGTTCCTGCGCGTCATCGATCGGGCCAACATCCAGATCGAAATCTGGGAGCGCGGCGCCGGCTACACCCTCGCCTCCGGCAGCAGCTCCAGCGCCTCCGCCGCCGTTGCCCGCAAGCTGGGCCTCGTCGACAGCAGCGTCACCGTCCACATGCCCGGCGGCCAGATCGGCATCGAGATCGGCCCCGACTTCTCGATCATGATGACCGGCACCGTGAACAAAGTCGCCGAGGGCACAATGCACCCCGACCTCTTCCAGGTCCGGGTGTGA